In Bacillus sp. SB49, a single window of DNA contains:
- a CDS encoding EYxxD motif small membrane protein — translation MDFMEYFTDVGFVIVTVIGTIAALLLVASRRRRDR, via the coding sequence ATGGACTTCATGGAATACTTTACAGACGTAGGTTTCGTCATCGTAACCGTCATCGGCACAATTGCAGCCCTCTTACTCGTCGCTTCCAGAAGAAGACGTGATCGATGA
- a CDS encoding YgaP family membrane protein has protein sequence MRQNIGTINSMIRIATGLSMLTLLTIRGSRGHGSSHPFLIALASMKVAEGIVRYCPMVEAIEKMTVETDGKEEGWQQNFPK, from the coding sequence ATGAGACAAAATATCGGCACAATTAACAGCATGATACGTATTGCGACAGGGTTGAGCATGCTCACCCTTCTCACAATTCGCGGATCCAGAGGTCATGGATCTTCCCATCCTTTTCTAATCGCTCTCGCATCCATGAAAGTAGCAGAAGGCATCGTGCGTTACTGCCCGATGGTTGAAGCAATCGAGAAGATGACCGTCGAAACAGACGGCAAAGAAGAAGGCTGGCAGCAAAACTTCCCTAAATAA
- a CDS encoding adenine deaminase C-terminal domain-containing protein, translated as MNEARFRWRNRQLRVHASVLDGDAAPTKLIKNTTYLNVYLKQWMTGHIWIYEDRIIYTGKELPSNMENTEVIDGKDSYIVPGYIEPHAHPFQLYNPQTLAEYAAETGTTTLINDNLMWLFLTEKKKAFSLLEEFMHLPATMYWWARFDPQTVLREEDRESFDEQVLDWIEHDAVIQGGELTAWPDVLYERNEQILHWMQETKRSRKPLEAHLPGASERTLVKMRLLGMDSEHESMTAEDVITRLSIGYHTGLRYSSIRPDLPDILQGLEKMGHTQYDHMMFTTDGSTPGFYEEGIINMCIRIAIEAGVPEIDAYMMATYQAARHFGIESRVGSLNAGRAAHLNFLRDPKDPTPHSVIAKGEWVKKEGEVVPTGIEIPWEKNGIEKLSLDWELADKDMQFSMPIGLELVNDVIMKPYAIDTDASVERLSDENKEAFIMLMDRDGEWMVNTLLKGFTQSLGGLVSSFSNTGDILVIGKSRTDMKKAFQRMNEIGGGIVFVNEGEVLFELSLPLGGVMSDLPLPHLMKEERRMKQCLNEHGFSFSDPVYTLLFLSSMHLPYIRITPLGIMDVKKKEVLFPSIMR; from the coding sequence ATGAATGAAGCACGATTCCGGTGGCGGAACCGCCAGTTGCGAGTACATGCATCTGTCTTGGACGGTGACGCGGCACCGACGAAATTGATAAAAAATACTACGTACCTGAACGTCTATTTAAAGCAATGGATGACAGGTCATATATGGATTTACGAAGACCGAATCATTTATACGGGTAAGGAGCTCCCTTCCAATATGGAAAATACGGAAGTCATCGATGGGAAGGACAGTTATATCGTCCCGGGCTATATCGAGCCGCATGCCCATCCGTTTCAATTATATAATCCCCAGACCCTTGCTGAATATGCAGCGGAGACGGGTACGACCACGCTGATCAATGATAACCTTATGTGGCTTTTTTTAACTGAAAAGAAGAAAGCGTTTTCTTTATTGGAAGAGTTCATGCATCTTCCTGCAACCATGTACTGGTGGGCGCGCTTCGATCCTCAGACGGTTTTAAGGGAGGAAGACAGAGAGTCTTTCGACGAACAGGTGCTGGATTGGATTGAGCATGATGCGGTCATTCAGGGCGGGGAATTGACGGCCTGGCCGGATGTGCTATATGAAAGAAATGAGCAGATTCTGCACTGGATGCAGGAAACGAAACGATCACGGAAGCCGCTGGAAGCCCATCTTCCAGGTGCATCGGAGCGTACGTTAGTGAAGATGCGTCTCCTCGGGATGGATTCTGAGCATGAATCCATGACGGCGGAGGACGTCATTACCCGGCTGTCGATCGGCTACCATACGGGGCTGCGTTATTCTTCGATACGTCCGGATCTTCCTGACATTTTACAGGGACTTGAGAAAATGGGGCATACCCAGTATGACCACATGATGTTTACGACGGATGGATCCACCCCCGGCTTTTATGAGGAGGGGATCATTAACATGTGCATTCGAATTGCTATAGAAGCGGGCGTTCCTGAAATTGATGCCTATATGATGGCCACGTATCAGGCTGCGAGGCACTTCGGAATCGAAAGCAGGGTCGGCAGTCTTAATGCAGGACGTGCCGCCCACCTTAATTTCCTTAGAGATCCTAAAGATCCGACCCCTCACTCCGTCATCGCCAAAGGGGAGTGGGTGAAGAAAGAGGGAGAGGTTGTCCCGACAGGCATCGAGATTCCGTGGGAAAAGAACGGGATAGAGAAGCTTTCCCTCGACTGGGAGCTCGCGGATAAGGACATGCAGTTCTCCATGCCGATCGGGCTTGAACTGGTCAATGACGTTATTATGAAACCATATGCGATAGATACGGATGCTTCCGTGGAGCGTTTGTCTGATGAGAATAAGGAAGCATTCATCATGTTGATGGACAGAGATGGCGAATGGATGGTCAACACTCTGCTGAAAGGATTCACACAGTCCCTTGGCGGGTTGGTCAGCTCGTTCAGCAATACCGGGGATATCCTCGTAATTGGTAAATCAAGGACCGATATGAAAAAAGCATTCCAACGGATGAATGAAATCGGCGGCGGTATCGTATTTGTTAATGAAGGAGAAGTTCTGTTCGAGCTTTCACTGCCGTTGGGCGGGGTGATGTCTGATCTTCCTTTGCCGCACTTAATGAAGGAGGAGAGACGGATGAAACAATGCTTGAACGAACACGGGTTTTCCTTTTCGGACCCGGTGTACACCTTGCTTTTCCTATCATCCATGCACCTGCCGTATATCCGCATTACACCGCTTGGAATTATGGATGTGAAAAAGAAAGAGGTACTCTTTCCTTCTATAATGCGTTAA
- a CDS encoding DUF3048 domain-containing protein has protein sequence MRKLTFLLVLTLLAACGWFGVDREEGSVTDQTADDERVIINEGEQTVFPLTGEINPDQQNDPIVAVMINNHQNARPQAGLSKADVVYEALAEGSITRFLALFHSDIPDTIGPVRSARPYFLELADGWNALYIYHGASTAIQKQVTTSGVSYLNGSIYDNNGWLFQRTSDRKAPHNSYLITDGILQAASNKGYTSFKRHEPLPFDSEQELDGKPVNRMAIRYAEAQQVLFNWKERSGFFQRSSDGETTIDAADGTAIGVENVLVIRAGHKVIDTKGRRAVDLKSGGDGWLLQKGIRKEIQWRNIDGRLLPFADGKALAFLPGKTWVNIIPSSVEVRFD, from the coding sequence ATGAGAAAACTTACCTTCTTACTTGTGCTCACGCTGCTGGCTGCCTGCGGCTGGTTCGGAGTTGATCGAGAGGAAGGGTCCGTGACAGACCAGACGGCGGACGATGAACGAGTGATTATCAATGAAGGAGAGCAGACCGTTTTCCCGTTGACAGGAGAAATCAATCCGGATCAACAGAACGATCCAATTGTAGCTGTCATGATTAACAACCATCAGAATGCAAGACCCCAAGCAGGGCTCAGTAAGGCGGATGTCGTCTATGAAGCGCTGGCGGAAGGGTCGATCACTCGCTTCCTAGCTTTGTTCCACAGTGATATTCCTGATACAATAGGTCCGGTCCGAAGTGCAAGGCCTTACTTTCTTGAACTTGCGGATGGGTGGAATGCTCTCTATATCTATCACGGGGCATCCACTGCCATCCAGAAGCAAGTGACGACGAGCGGTGTGTCCTACTTGAACGGTTCCATCTACGATAACAACGGCTGGCTCTTCCAGCGTACTTCAGATAGGAAAGCGCCCCACAACTCCTATCTAATCACAGATGGGATACTGCAAGCTGCCTCAAATAAAGGATATACCTCCTTCAAGAGACACGAACCGCTGCCGTTTGATTCTGAGCAGGAACTGGACGGGAAGCCGGTAAATCGAATGGCCATTAGATATGCGGAGGCGCAGCAGGTTCTATTTAATTGGAAAGAGCGATCCGGCTTTTTCCAGCGCTCAAGTGATGGAGAAACGACGATAGATGCGGCGGATGGAACTGCCATCGGGGTCGAAAATGTCCTGGTCATCCGTGCCGGCCATAAAGTAATAGATACGAAAGGGCGGCGTGCAGTCGATTTGAAGTCCGGTGGAGACGGCTGGCTTCTGCAAAAAGGAATCCGGAAAGAAATACAATGGAGAAATATCGACGGACGCCTCCTCCCCTTTGCGGACGGCAAAGCACTTGCTTTCCTGCCGGGGAAAACGTGGGTGAACATCATCCCGTCATCGGTGGAGGTCCGTTTTGATTAA
- a CDS encoding YerC/YecD family TrpR-related protein has protein sequence MQIDKLRGKTLDQLFEAVLSLQNLEECYEFFDDLATMNEVQSLAQRLEVARMLREGYTYHKIETQTGASTATISRVKRCLNYGNDAYTKALDRVQAKHVE, from the coding sequence ATGCAGATCGATAAACTGAGAGGGAAGACGCTTGATCAGCTGTTTGAAGCGGTGCTGTCCCTGCAGAACCTCGAAGAATGCTATGAATTTTTTGATGATCTTGCAACAATGAATGAAGTCCAGTCCCTGGCACAACGGCTGGAAGTTGCCCGCATGCTGAGAGAAGGGTACACGTATCATAAAATTGAAACACAAACAGGAGCTTCCACAGCGACGATTTCTCGCGTGAAGCGCTGCTTGAACTATGGGAACGATGCCTACACGAAGGCACTCGACCGTGTTCAGGCGAAACATGTAGAATAA
- a CDS encoding GNAT family N-acetyltransferase: protein MEIRNVRKTDLDSLMTIEREGFTEGEAATKQAMLERIHLIADTFLVAEKGGVVLGYINGPVIDNPFITDDLFERITTNPSRGGYQAILGVAVSEQARRQGIAASLFHEIERLAKENGREGVTLTCKEELISFYEKLGYVHCGRSNSVHGGVAWYNLIKRM, encoded by the coding sequence ATGGAAATACGTAATGTCCGGAAGACGGACTTGGATTCGCTGATGACGATTGAAAGAGAAGGGTTTACAGAGGGAGAAGCTGCAACGAAGCAGGCAATGCTGGAACGGATCCACTTAATTGCGGATACCTTTTTGGTAGCAGAAAAAGGAGGAGTCGTTCTAGGCTACATCAACGGCCCTGTCATAGACAACCCGTTCATTACAGATGATTTGTTTGAAAGAATTACAACGAATCCATCGCGCGGAGGGTATCAGGCAATTCTCGGTGTCGCCGTTTCTGAACAAGCAAGAAGGCAGGGGATCGCTGCTTCCCTTTTCCATGAGATAGAGCGGCTGGCGAAGGAAAATGGAAGGGAGGGAGTCACCTTGACGTGCAAAGAAGAGCTGATATCTTTCTATGAGAAGCTTGGTTATGTCCATTGTGGAAGGTCAAATTCCGTCCATGGTGGAGTCGCGTGGTACAATCTGATAAAAAGGATGTAG